In one window of Hevea brasiliensis isolate MT/VB/25A 57/8 chromosome 10, ASM3005281v1, whole genome shotgun sequence DNA:
- the LOC110667038 gene encoding uncharacterized protein LOC110667038 — MSSSLHRHYNHFSSKICTIPKNGNEIERGEKKRIHISGIPLSATSFTSSPTSIQPNPFPIIVDIREKKTHIYFQFIGQINQNKAKSTRTPKMGSKLLSLRRLSTLLKPHFQSPPTSYYSSKFHHSSSVLLLASRVLRQHSNTLSPPGSSGCCSRSFCSRQLDLDVDSQGPATIDYRSLLQEDEFHRLADSTIHDLQEKLEEYGDSFQIDGLDIDYGNEVLTLKLGDLGTYVLNKQTPNRQLWLSSPVSGPSRFDWDQNSQAWVYRRTKANLLTILESELEQLCGEPIKLA; from the exons ATGTCCTCGTCGCTACACCGCCACTATAATCACTTCTCTTCCAAAATCTGCACGATACCTAAGAACGGCAACGAAATAGAAAGAGGGGAAAAAAAGAGAATACACATCAGCGGTATTCCGTTGTCGGCGACCAGCTTCACTTCTTCTCCAACCTCAATCCAACCCAATCCATTTCCCATCATTGTAGacatcagagaaaagaaaacccATATTTATTTTCAGTTTATTGGCCAAATCAATCAGAACAAAGCAAAGAGTACGCGAACTCCAAAAATGGGTTCCAAGTTACTTTCTCTAAGAAGGCTCTCAACGCTTCTAAAACCTCACTTTCAATCTCCTCCTACTTCTTATTATTCTTCAAAATTTCACCACTCTAGTTCTGTGCTTCTACTAGCTTCCAGAGTTCTCCGTCAACATTCCAACACTCTCAGTCCTCCTGGCTCTTCTGGTTGTTGTTCTAGAAGCTTCTGCTCTCGCCAGTTGGATCTGGATGTGGACTCTCAAGGCCCTGCTACTATCGATTATCG TTCTCTTCTGCAGGAAGATGAATTTCACAGACTAGCTGATTCCACAATCCATGACCTTCAGGAGAAATTGGAG GAATATGGCGATAGTTTTCAAATTGATGGGCTTGACATTGATTATGGG AATGAGGTTTTGACTCTTAAGCTCGGGGATTTAGGCACCTATGTGTTGAACAAGCAAACACCCAATAGACAACTTTGGTTGTCTTCTCCAGTGAG TGGTCCATCCAGGTTTGATTGGGATCAGAATTCTCAAGCTTGGGTTTATAGGCGGACAAAAGCAAATTTATTGACAATTTTGGAAAGTGAATTGGAGCAACTATGTGGTGAACCCATCAAACTTGCTTAG